The following are encoded in a window of Pseudalgibacter alginicilyticus genomic DNA:
- a CDS encoding tyrosine-protein phosphatase, which produces MFHFFQKKLFLKDLLEGFVDIHCHILPGIDDGASNITESLDLIDKLTQLGVSQFVATPHVMQDFYPNTDETIGDAFQSLIEAVSSSSKLSNIVINPAAEYMMDEYFEDHVLNNNLFTLKKNIVLVEISYFQAPINLEDIIRKIKKHGYKPVLAHPERYLYYHNNKEYYHRLKQLGCDFQLNLLSLSDYYGTNVQKKAQYLIDEKLIDFVGTDTHNLKHIEKLTNIKLSKTLYKNLEPLIQETNHTFSVI; this is translated from the coding sequence ATGTTTCATTTTTTTCAAAAAAAACTATTCCTAAAAGATTTATTAGAAGGATTTGTTGATATTCATTGTCATATTTTACCAGGTATTGATGATGGCGCATCCAATATTACTGAATCTTTGGATTTAATAGACAAACTAACGCAGTTGGGAGTCTCTCAATTTGTAGCCACACCACATGTTATGCAGGATTTTTATCCTAATACTGACGAAACCATTGGTGATGCCTTTCAATCTCTTATTGAAGCAGTGTCAAGTTCATCAAAACTATCAAATATTGTTATTAATCCAGCAGCTGAATATATGATGGATGAATACTTTGAAGACCATGTGTTAAATAACAATTTATTTACTTTAAAAAAGAACATAGTATTGGTTGAAATATCTTATTTTCAAGCACCTATAAATCTAGAGGACATTATTAGAAAAATCAAAAAACATGGTTACAAACCTGTTTTAGCACACCCAGAACGTTATTTGTATTACCATAATAATAAGGAGTATTACCATCGGTTAAAGCAATTAGGATGTGATTTTCAACTAAACCTTTTATCTTTAAGTGATTATTACGGTACAAATGTCCAAAAAAAAGCGCAATATCTAATTGATGAAAAATTAATTGATTTTGTAGGTACAGATACTCATAACTTGAAACATATTGAAAAGTTAACGAATATAAAACTATCTAAAACTTTATATAAGAATTTAGAACCTTTAATTCAAGAAACTAATCACACCTTTTCTGTAATTTAA